Below is a genomic region from Catenuloplanes atrovinosus.
TCCCGTCGCTGGTCATCTGCGAGATGCTCGGTGTGCCGTACGCGGATCACGACTTCTTCCAGACCTCGTCCGCCACGCTGCTGCGGCTGTCCGCCCCGCCCGAGGAGCGCGCCGCCGCCTCCGAGGCCATCCGGGCGTACCTGGCCGATCTCGTCGACCGCAAGCGTGAGCAGCCCGCCGACGACCTGCTCAGCCGCCAGCTCGCCAAGACCGGCGACATCGAGGAACTGGTCGGCCTCGGCTTCCTGCTGCTGCTCGCCGGCCACGAGACCACCGCCAACATGATCTCGCTCGGCGTGGTGGCGTTGCTGGACCACCCCGACCAGCTCGCCGCGCTGCGCGCCGACCCGTCGCGCACGCCCGCCGCCGTCGAGGAGCTGCTGCGCTACTTCACCATCGCCGAGTTCGCCACCTCCCGGGTGGCCCGCGAGGACGTGGAGCTGGGCGGCGTGCTCATCCGCGCCGGCGAGGGCGTCGTGACGCTCGGCAACGCCGCCAACCGCGACCCGGCCGCGTTCGCGAACCCCGCCGACTTCGACGTCGACCCGCGGCGCCCGCCACCACATCGCGTTCGGCTACGGCCCCCACCAGTGCCTCGGCCAGAACCTCGCCCGCCTCGAACTCCAGATCGTCTTCGACACCCTCTTCCGGCGCGTCCCCACGCTGCGCCTCGCCACCCCCGCCGACGACCTTCCCTACAAGGACGACGCCACCATCTACGGCATCTACGAACTCCCCGTCACCTGGACCACCTGATGCCCACGATCGTGGCCGACGCCACCCGCTGCGTCGGCGCCGGCCAATGCGTCCTCACCGACCCCGACGCCTTCGACCAGGACGACGACCAGGGCCTCGTCCTCATCCTCCACCCCACCCCCACCAGCGCCGACGCGCTGTCCCGCGCCCGCCAGGCCATCCTCCTCTGCCCCAGTCAGGCCCTCTCCCTCCACGAATAACCCGCCCCGCCAGTCCCGGTCGCGTCGGTGCCGGTCCGCGAGTTCCGAAACGCCGTCGTCAGAGAGCCGCCGGGCACGGCGGCGCGGCCGGGAATGGCGGTGGCGAACTCGCGCGGACTTGCCGCCTCGGCTCCGGCAGGGAGGAGCGCCAGCGACGACCGGTGCCCGCGGGAGCATGCGGATCCCGTGCCGCCGGAAGCGGGAATATCAAGAACTGGAAACGCACGCGGCCGGTACGGAGGTCGCGCCGCATAGCGAAATTGCGCGAAAAAAGGTTCGCGCCATGATGTGCATCAATTTCGATTCGCTTCCGGTCCCCACTCGCGACGTTGATTGGGCAATCAGCCGAGCGCCCTCGACGCACCCCGCCTCACAGCGGAAACTCGTCGAACAGCAGCACGTCCCCACCCGCCACCGTGTCATAGCGGTAGGAGCGGACCACCCCCGCCGCCGAGTCGAGCACGCTGAAGACCGTCACCTCGTCGCTCGACACGAACGGCAACGGCGCCCCGCCCGGCCCGGTCAACGGCGCCACCGTCGGCACCACCGGCTCCAGCCCGCCCGGATCGCCCTGCAGCACGTAATCCGGACCCGCGGGCGCCGCCCGCACCCGCCCCGACAGCTTGTGGAACGCCCCCCACGTGTTCCCCACGTTCGACGTCTCCAGCCAGTTCACCCCCGCGTCGTCCCGGAACCGGGCCCACACGTGCGAGTGCCCGTTCAGCACCAGGTTCACGTAGTACGCCGAGAACACCGGCGCCAGATCCCGCAGCACGTAGTCGTCCGCCAGCGGATACTCGTACCGCACCGTGTCCTCCGTGATCACCGGCACCGGGTCGGTGAACGCCGGTACCGAGTTGAACCCCAGGCCGTGACTCGGGTGGTGGAACATCACCGCCCGGTACCGCGCCGCCCGCGCCTCCGCCGACGTCAGCGCCGACACCAGGAACTCGTACTGCGGTGACCCCTTGCCGATCGGCGCGAAGATGAACCGCCCGTGCGTGTGCGGGCCGTCCTGGTAGGTGCCGGAGCGCTCCGGCCGCCAGATCTCCGTGCCGAACAGCGACACCACGTACACGTCGCCGACCGTCCGGGCCCACCAGCGCGGCCCGCCGCTGTCGCTGGCCGGGACCGGGAACATCGCCTCGTACGTGCTGACGTCCCAGTCGTCCGGCACCGCGTCGTTGAACTGGAAGTCCAGCGTCTCCGTCGCCGACCAGCGCCCGATCACCTCGTGGTTGCCGATCGCCGGGTACAGCGGCGCGGACGAGATGAGCGGCGCCCCGGTGAACGTGCGCCCGGCCGCGGTCCACGAGGCGCGCCCGCCGAGCGCCGCGAAGAACGCCCGCCCGTTCGCGTGGTCGAACCAGTCGCTGGCCCGGTCCACCACGTTGACCATGTCGCCGGCGAACAGCACGCCGTCCAGCGAGCCCGCGGTCTCCGCCGCCAGCTCCAGGTTGGCCGGGACCATCGGCCCGAGCTGGTGGTCGCTGGTGAGCAGCAGCCGCACCGGGCTCCCGGCCGGCGGCGCGCCGCGCAGCGCGTGCACGCCGGAGACCGAGACCTCGCCGTCCGACCGGACCGAGACCACCCGGTACGGCGTGTCCTCCTCCGGTAGGCCGTCGACCACCGCGAGCTGGCGGTGCACCGGCCGCGGGACCGGCCCGGCGGGGGAGTCCTCCCGCATCCGGGGCAGCGGCGTCGTGCCGGCGCGCACCACCCGTACGCCCGGAACCGCACCGCGCAGTGCCGCGGCCGGATCGGCGGCGGCCACCGCGGGCCCGAGCAGCACCGCGTTGTCCGTGCCGGGGGAGGTGGTGTGCCAGACGACGGTGACGGATCCGGGCCGGGGATCGAGCAGGTACGGCTCACAGAGCAGGTCCATGATCCCAGGCTAGGGAGGACGGGGCGCCGGACCGGCGAACAGGACGTGACCGCGACGTGAGCAGACGCACACGGGAACCCAAGGTGAGCAGACGCACACGGAAAAGGGGTTGACCACCCACGGGGGAAGGTGGTCAACCCCTTGTGCGCTCAGCGTACGACGCCCGCGCCAGGAACACCAGGCCCGACGTCGTACTTTCGCTTCACCGTCCGGTCACCGTGCCGTCCCCTAACGTCCGGCGCGGACCACCCCGGCGGCGCCGACCCCTCGCCGGACCGGCTCGGCCACGGCCGTGAGCTGCCCGTTCCGGCCGAACTCGATCGCGGTCGCCGCGCCGATCTCGGCCGTGGAGGTGAACGCCGGATGCCCGAGCGCGGTCAGGTCCGCGCCGTACGCGGCGATGAACGCGGGCTCGGCCTGCGGCGTGGGCGAGTTGCGCTGCGACGCCCGCGGCGCGGCCACCGCCTCCGGCAGGGTCATGTCCAGGTCGATCCGGTTGACCAGGATCTGCAGCACGGTGGTGATGATGGTGGCGCCGCCGGGCGAGCCGACCGCCACGAACGGCTTGCCGTCCTTGAGCACGATCGTCGGCGACATGGAGCTGCGCGGGCGCTTGTTCGGCCCGGGCAGGTTCGGGTCAGCCGCGGTGCCCTGGGTCGGCGTGAAGTTGAAGTCGGTCAGCTCGTTGTTGAGCAGGATGCCCCGGCCCGGCACCACGATCCCGGAGCCGCCGATCTGCTCGATGGTGAACGTGTACGACACCACGTTGCCCCACTTGTCCGCCACGGTCAGGTGCGTGGTGCTCACGCTGTTGTCCGTGTCCGGCGCCGGAGAGGCCGCCGTGGCGCAGCCCGTGTACCGCCCGTCCGGAACGCCCGGCGCGACCGGCTTGGGCAGCGCCGTCGCGGAGACCGCGCACCGCCGCTCCGCCGCGAACCGGTCGCTGAGCAGCTCGTCCAGCACCGCGCGGCGGGTGTAGTCGCCCACGTACCGGTTGCGGTCCGCGAACGCCAGCGCGGACGCCTCCAGGTACCGGTGCAGCGCGTCCGCGTCGGAGAGCGCCCCCAGGTCGTACCCCTCCAGGATGTTGAGCGCCTCGCCCACCGCGGTCCCGCCGCTGGACGGCGTGGCCATGCCGTAGACGTCCAGCCCGCGATATCCCGAGCGGGTCGGGGCCGGGAACCGCGCCTGGTAGCGCGCCAGGTCGCGGACCGTCATCCCGCCCGGCCGGATCGGGTGCGCCCAGGTGCCGATCGGCGTGTCCGACACCGGCGGGTCCTGCACGGCCGCCGCGATGTCCCGCGCGACCGGGCCGGAGTAGAACACGTCCGTGCCGCGCTTGCCGATCAGCCGGTACGTGTCCGCCAGGTCCGGGTTGCGGAACGTGGACCCGACCGCGGGCGGCGCGCCGCCGGGCAGGAACAGCTCCGCGGACGAGTCGAACTGCCCGAAGATCGCCGCGTTCGCCGCGACCTGCGCCTGGAACGTGGCGTCCACCGTGAAGCCGCGGTCCGCCACGTCCGCGGCCGGGCGCAGCAGCTCGCCGAGCGGCCGGCTGCCCCACCGGTCCGCCGCCGCCTCCCAGGTCGCGAGCGTGCCCGGCACGCCGACGGAGAGGCCGCTGACCCGGGCCGCGTTGAAGTCCAGCGCCGTACCGTCCGGGTTCTGGAACGAGGTCTCGCGCATGGACGCGGGCGCCGCCTCCCGCCCGTCGATCGTGTGCACGCGCCGGGTGCGCGCGTCGTAGTAGAGGAAGAACCCGCCGCCGCCGATCCCGGCCGAGAACGGCTCGGTGACGCCGATGGTGGCCGCGGCCGCGATCGCGGCGTCGACCGCGTTGCCGCCCCGGCGGAGCACCTCGAGGCCGACCGCGGTGACGGTCGGGTCGACCGAGGAGACCGCGCCGCCGTACCCGGTGGCGGTGGGGGAGATCGCCGGCTGGTACGCCTGCGCGGGCGTGGCACTGATCATGGTGGCGGCTAGCGTGGCGGCGGTCAGCGCCGCGAGTTGCTTCACAGTGGCCCTCCGAGATCGACGAGTGTCAGACCAGACCTACCGCCCACCACCCCGCGACGCAAGCACCCGGAGCAGTTCGGTTGCGGCCGGGTAGCAACGGGCGGCCGGACCTTCCCCGGGCCGCACCCGATTTCCTACCGTCGTGACCATGCGTGACAACGAGAAGGTGCGGTTCGACCCCACCGCCCCCGACATCCGCCCGGTCGGCTGGCAGGTGCAGATGCGGATCGACTGGGTGGTGACCCAGGTGATGGCCACCCACCGCGGCCTGCCCGAGGAGCAGGTGCGCATCGAGTTGGCCCAGCGGCTGCGCGGCATGGGCGCCACCGCCGGCCAGCGTCAGGTGGACAACTACGCGCGCGCGATCTCCGCGATGCCGCAGCTCCCCGCGACCGGCACCGCCACCGACACCGCCGGTCGTTAAGACCACGTTTACCGATCATGTACCGGCGGCATTCCTGCCGCCATGACGACCACGGAGCGCACCGAGCTGCGGCGCGTGATCAGCCGGCCGGTGCTGACGTTCTTCATCCTCGGCGATGTACTGGGCGCCGGCATCTACTCGCTCACCGGCGAGGTCGGCGCGGACTCCGGCGGTGCGATCTGGGCCAGCTTCCTGATCGCGTTCGCGCTGGCGTTCCTCACCGCGTTCGCGTACCTGGAGCTGGTCACCAAGTACCCGCAGGCGGCCGGCGCGGCGCTCTACGTCGACCGCGCGTTCGGCATCCGCGCGCTGTCGTTCATGGTCACGTTCGCGGTGATGGCCTCCGGCGTGACGTCCGCGGCGTTCGCGGCCAGCCGGGTCGGCGGCCGCTACTTCACCGGCCTCACCGGCGTGGAGAACCCGCCGGCCGTGCTGATCGGCGTCGTCGCCATCCTGCTGGTCGCGGCCGTGAACCTGTGGGGCGTGGCCGAGTCGCTGCGGGTCAACGTGGCGATCACCTGCATCGAGCTGGCCGGCCTGCTGTTCATCATCGGCCTGGGCGGCTGGGTGCTGGCCACCGGTGGCGGCGACCCGTCCGCCGCGTTCGAGTTCTCCGGCACCGGCTTCGGCGTGGTCACCGGCCTGCTCGCCGGTGCCGCCACCGCGTTCTACGCGTTCATCGGCTTCGAGGACTCGGCGAACCTGGCCGAGGAGGTCACCGAGCCGCGCACGTGCTTCCCGCCCGCGCTGGTCACCGGCCTGGTGCTGGCCGGCGTCGTCTACCTGCTGGTCGCGTTCACCGCCGCGATGACCGTGCCGCTGGGCACGCTGATCGAGTCCACCGGCCCGCTGCTGGAGGTGGTCCGGATCGGCGCGCCCGGGTTGCCCGCCGACCGGGTCTTCTCCGCGGTCTCGATCATCGCGGTCAGCAACACCATGCTGATCAACATGCTGATGGCGTCCCGGCTGCTCTACGGCATGGCCAACCGCGGCGTGCTGCCGGCGGTCTTCGGCCGGGTCGGCGCGCGCCGCACGCCCTGGGTGTCGATCGCGTTCACCACCGCGGTCGCGATCCTGCTGCTGATCGCGGTGGACGACCTCGGCGACCTCTCCGACACCACGGTGCTGCTGCTCACCGCCGTGTTCCTGGCCGTCAACGTCTCCGCGCTGGTGCTGCGCCGCGACACCGTGGAGCACGACCACTTCCGTGCGCCGACCGCGGTGCTGGTGCTCGGCGCGCTCGTCTCGGCGGTCTTCCTGCTGCCCGTGGTCCGCGAGGCCGGGGTCTACCTGCTGGCGTTCTGGCTGCTGCTCGGCGGCGCGGTGCTCTGGGCGATCAACTGGGCGGTCACCCGGTCGACCGCACGCTGATGTCGCGCACCCGCACCGTGTAGGGCGGCGGGTTCTCCCGCGCGCTGCCGGACGCGCCGAGCGTCACCGTGCCGGCCGGCACCGGCTCCGGCAGCTCCATCACCGCGACCTGCTCGGTGCCGCGCCACACGGTGACCCGGTCCGGGCCGGCGCGCATGGTCAGCTCGACCGGCTCGCCGAGCGCGATCGGCGCGGCCAGCGCCTTGCTGCCGATCTCCGTCTTGGCGGCGCCGCCGGTCGGCTGGCGGTGCAGGTCCAGGCGGCCCTGGCAGACGTGCAGCACGTGCCCGTCCGGATCGTTCACGCCGAACCAGAGCGACGCGCACGCGCCCGGCGAGAGCAGCGTGATCGTGGCGGCGATCTCCAGGTCACCGCCGAACACCGTGGCCGGCCCGGTGCACCGGAACCAGCCGTCCGACTCGCGGGTGATCGTCATCCCGCCGTCCGCGCTGGCGCAGATGCCGCCGAACTCCGTGCTCGGCGCCCAGTTCGCGCCGGTGTTCAGCGCATCGGTCAGCGCCTTCCCGTTCGCGCCGGTGGCCAGCGGCTCCGGCAGCGCGATCCCGGTGCCGGACTCCGCGCCGGGCGCCTCCGGGTTCGGCCGCACGCCGCCGTCCCCGACGGCCGGCGGCGCGCTCGCACCCGCCTGGCCGAGCTCGCCCGCGGACAGCCCGCCGGCGCGGATCACCAGCAGGACCGCGATCGTGGCGACCAGCGCCACCGCCGTCAGCACGCCGGCCACGGTCGCGACCAGCCCGCTCCGCCACCAGGCCGTCCCGGCCGGTGCGGCCGGTGCCGCGGAAGCCACCGGGGACACGGGGGCGGCCGCGACCACCGGTTCGGCCGGCGGGTCCGGCGTCAGCACCGCGACCACCTCGGCCGGCGGCAGCTCGTCCGTGGCCTCGCCGCTCGCGTCCAGCAGCATGTCGAGCAGCTTGCGCGCGGTCGGCCGGTCCTCCGGCTTCTTCGCCAGCGCGGCCGCGACCACCTTGCGCAGCTCCGGCGTCAGCCCTTCCAGGTCCGGTTCCTCCGAGAGGATGCGCATCGCGGTCAGCGGCATCGACGCGTCCTGGAACGGCGTGCGCCCGGTCCCCGCGTACATCACCACGGCACCCCAGGCGAAGATGTCCGCCTTCGGGGTGGTCGTCACCTTGGTGGCCGTGTCCAGCCGCTCCGGCGGCATGTACGCCACCGTGCCCAGCATCTCGTGCGTCTTCGTGACGTTGCTGGTCGCGTCCGTGGCCCGGGCGATGCCGAAGTCGATCACCTTGGGGCTGCCCGGTGGCAGCAGCACGTTGCGTGGCTTCAGATCCCGGTGCACCACGCCCGCGCCGTGGATCGCGACCAGCGCGGTCGCCATGCCGATCGCCAGGCCGTGCAGGTTCGCCGCGGTGAGCGGCCCCTGCTCCTTGACCACGTCCGCCAGGCTCGGCCCGTCCACGAACTCGACGACCAGGTAGGGGTACTCGTGGTCGGGGTCCGCGTCCAGCACCTCCGCGGTGCAGAACGGCGGCACCTGCTTGGCCCGGTTCACCTCGCTGCGGAACCGCCGCCGGAAGTCCGGCTGGGCCGCCAGGTCCGCCCTGATCACCTTGACCGCGACCGGCCGCCCCTCCTCGTCCTCCGCGAGGTAGACCGTGCCCATGCCGCCCTCGCCGAGCCGGCCCTTGATGCGGTATCTGCCCAGCTCAGTGGGGTCGAGCGAGTGCAGCGGCGAGACCTTGGCACCGCGCGACACGTCCGCCGCGCCCTCGTCCGGCGCAACTCGAGGCGATTTCACCCGGCACAAGTTACTAGGCGCGCCTGTTCCGGGAGCGTGCACCGCCCCTTTAGGACGACTTTCGGATAGACCCGCTCCCGGCGCCAGACGATCCGCGTGCTCCCGCGGGGCCCCCGATGACCTGCCGGCCACGCTGCGCTGGTGGCGGATCGGGTGCGATCACGGTGCCGGTCACCGTCGTGACCGGCACCGTGGCGCTGAGGGATCAGTTGTCCGGGCTGGTCCACTCGCAGTGGGCGACGCCGCCGGTCTGCTTGCCGGCCTTGACCACCTGTACCGAGGAGCCGTGCACGAAGATCTCGCAGGTCACGTCGTCGGTCTGGCCGGACATGGCGATGACGACCACGTGCGTCGCGCCGCCGTCCGGGTCGACCGTCTTCTGCCACGGCATGGTCGCGTTCTTGTCGTCCGTGGCCGTGCCGTCGACCTGGTACGTCACCTGGGCCGACGTGCCCGCGCCGGTGACCCGCACCGTGATCCCGTCGGCCGGGACGGTGGAGGTGTCCGAGCCGCCGGCGCCACCGGTCGAGGCGGACGCGACGGGCGTGGGGCTGCTGGTCGGCGCCTTCGGGGAGGCGGACGCGCTATTGCCGGAGGAGCCGCACGCGGCCGTGGTGAGGGCGAGCAGCGAGGCGGCGACGACGAGGGGCAGACGACGATTGCGGATCAACGCGAATCTCTTTCACTCGTTGGGATGCCCCAAGCGTGACCGATTTGCCGAGTGAATCCTAATTCATGTGCATGTGCTTCCCGTCATACCGCGCCTCGTTGACGCAGCTCCCTACCCTTCGGTCACCACTTACCAGAACGGGAGGAGATCGATGCGGCGGACGGTGGCGGTGATCGCGGCGGCAGCGGTGATCATGCCGGTGCTCGCGGGGTGCAGCACGGTGAGCACGGAGTCGGACCAGGTGGCGTTGCACTACGACGCCGGGGCCTTCTCCAGCACGACGTTCCAGGAGTGCGTGACGCAGAACAACCGCACCTGGGACGGGCCGGGGGAGAAGTACTACAAGTACCCGGCCGGGCAGCGGAACTTCGACTTCACCGGGAGCGACGACGCGGAGAGCGCGCCGTACACCGTGGTCTCCCGGGACAACCAGGAGCTCACCGTCTCCGGCGGCCTCACGTTCCACCTGGACACCTCGTGCGATCCGGACGGCGGCATGCTTCGCGAGTTCCACGAGGAGATCGGGCTGAAGTTCCAGCCGACGATGGACGGCGACGGCCAGACCACGGACCGGTGGCTGGAGATGTTGCGCTTCTACATCGGACAGCCGCTGAACAAGGCGCTGGCCACGGAGGCGCAGAAGTACGACTGGCTGGCGCTCTACAACGACCCGGCCACCCGCGCGCAGTTCGAGACCGCGATCAACGCGAACCTGGGCAACGCGGTGATGGCCACCACCGGCGGCAAGGCGTACTTCCTGCAGTTCAACCTCACGCTGCAGAAGCCCACGCCGCGCAAGGAACTGGTCGACGGGCTGGCCGCGGTCCAGGTGGCGATCACCGAGCGGCAGGCGGTCAAGGAGCAGAACGCGACCGTCGACGAGAAACTCAAGCAGATCGAGAAGCTGGTCGCGGTGCTCGGCCCGGACGGCTACGTGCTCTACGACGCGATGCAGCGCTGCCTCACCGGTGAGGCGCCGAAGGGCTGCCCGCAGTTCCTGGCGCTCCCGCAGGGCGGCAGCGTCGATGTCCCCGCGCCGGCGAGCAGCTGACGGGTTTCCCTTGGGCCGGCAGGCGCCGCGCCGATACTGCTGACGCACCGCTCACGGACGAGCGGCGGGGCGAGCCCGGGGATCCACGGGCTCGCCCGTTCACATGCTGAGCACGGAGGCGGCGATGGCGGGCCGGTGGAGATTCAGGATGGCTACGGCCGCGCTGGCGGTGGTCGCCGCCGCGGTGCCGGTCGCCGCGCCGTCGCTGACCAGCGTCGGCACGCCGCAGGTCGCGGCCGGGTCGCGGGCCATGTGGCTGTGGAGCCGCGCCGAGGCCGCGGAGGTCGTGCCGTGGGCCGCGGCGCACGGCGTCACCGAGATCTTCGCGTACGTGGAGACGGACGTGGCCTCGACGCCGCAGCTCGCCCGGCTGAAGGAGATCCGGAAGCGGGCCGGCGCGGTCGGCATCCGGCTGATCGCGCTGAACGGCGAGCCCGGCTGGGTGAACGACCCGGCCGCGGCCGTCGCCTGGCGCCGGGCCGTCACCGCCACCGGTCTCTTCGCCGGCCTGCACGTCGACGTCGAGCCGCACGTGCTCCCCGGCTGGGAGGCCAACCGTTCCACGATCGGCGCCCGCTACGTGTCCATGCTGGACAAGCTGCGCACCGGCGCCACGCTGCCGATCGAGGCGGACGTGGCGTTCTGGTACGGCGAGGTCACCGTCACCGGCGGCCGCAACCTGGCCACCGAGACGCTCAAGCGCGTCGACGCGGTCACGGTGATGAGCTATCGGGACACCGCCACCGGCGCGAACTCGATGTACGCGGTCAGCCGCGACTGGCTCGCCCGCGGTGCCACCGCGGGCAAGAAGGTCCGTCTCGGCGCGGAGACCGCACCGCTGCCCGACTGCGCCTACTGCAGCTTCGCCGAGGAGGGCGCCACGATCCTCGGCGCCGAGCTGGCGCGGCTGGACGTCGCCGCGGCCCGGGACCGCGCGTACAACGGCATCTCGATCCAGCACTACGCCAGCTGGCGCGCGCTGCACGCCTGATCCGTCAGCCCTTGACCGCGCCCGCGGTGATCCCGGCGACGAACCAGCGCTGGAGGAAGGCGTAGAGCAGCACCATCGGCACGGACGCCACCACCACGCCGGTGAACAGCAGCGGATAGTCGGTCAGGTACTCGCCGGAGAAGTCCAGCAGCGCCAGCGGCAGCGTGCGCCGGGCCGGGTCGTCGATGAACAGCAGCGGGTAGAGCAGGTCGTTCCAGTGCATGACCAGCAGGAAGATCGCGGTGGCGGCGAGCGACGGCAGCGACAGCGGCACGGCGACGCGGCGGTAGGCGGCCCACGACCCGGCGCCGTCCAGCGCGGCCGCCTCGAACAGCTCGCGCGGCAGCGTGCGCATGAAGCCGGACAGGATGAAGACCGCGACCGGCAGCGTCACCACCACGTTGATCAGCATCAGGCCGGCCAGGCTGTCGCGCAGGCCGAGCCGGTCGAACTGCACGTACTGCGGGATCATCATCGCCTGCGCGGGCACGGCGAGCCCGGCGGCGAAGACGGCGAACAGCACCCGGGACGGCCAGCGGGGGAGCCGGGCCACCGCGTAGCCGACCAGGCTGGCCAGCAGCAGCGTGGCCGGGACCGAGACCAGCACGACCAGCACGCTGTTGCCGAAGACGCGCAGCAGCCCGGCGTCGCCGAGGATCTCGCGGTAGTTGGCCAGCGTGGGGGAGAGCGGCGGCCCGAACGGCGACGCGAAGAGATCCGGCGTGGTCTTGAACGACCCGAACAGCACCACCAGCAGCGGTACGGTGATCAGCAGCGCGTAGAGCGCGAGCAGCGGGCGCCTCACCGTCCGGCTCCGATCCGGGCGGCTCGGCCCTGCAGCCAGGTGACCACGCCGATCGCCACCATGAACACGACGGACTCCGCCGCGGCGTACCCGAGCTGGCTGTTGGCGAACGTGGTGTAGATGCGCGTCGACAGGATGTCCAGCGAGGACCGCGGCGGATTGCCCGCCAGCCCGAGGATCAGGTCGAACGCCTTGAACGACTGGATCGTCGTGTACGCCACCACCAGCGCGGTCGCCGGCGCCAGCATCGGCCAGGTGACGAACCGGAAGCGCTGCCAGCGCCCGGCGCCGTCGACGTGCGCGGCCTCGTGCAGCTCGGCCGGGATCTGGTTGATGCCCGCTATGAAGATCACCATCATCTGTCCCGCGTGGAACCAGACCTGTGCCACCGCCACCCACAGGATCGCGGTGTCCTCGTCGCCGAGGAACGTGCCCGGCACGCCGAGCGAGTGCAGCAGCCCCAGGTTCGGGTCGTAGACGAACCGCCAGACGAACGCGACCGAGATCGAGGAGAGCACGGTCGGCAGGAAGAACAGCGCGCGCAGCGCGGTCGAGCCGCGGCTGCGGGCGGCGAGCAGCACGGCCAGCCCGAGCGCCAGCACCGTCTGCCCGCTCACCACGGCCAGCAGGAACGTCAGGTTGTTGCCGAGCGCGTTCGCGAACTGGTCGTCATCGGTGGCGATGCGCACCAGGTTGTCCGCGCCGACGCGGTTGAAGCCGGGGCTGAACCCGTCCCAGTCCGTCGTGGCGTACTGCAGGCCCTGCGCGGCCGGCAGCACGAAGAAGGCCAGGTAGAGTGCGAGCGCCGGAATCGGGAAGAGGTAGAGACCCCAGGTGCGCCTCACCGCTTCTGGTCCACCACCCGCTGCGCCGCCTCGGCCGCCTCCTCCGGCTTCGTGCCGCCGACCACCTTCACGGCCGCCTCCTCCACGGCCGTACGGATGTCCAGGTTGTTGAACTGGAAGCGCGGTGCCAGCAGTGTCTTGCGGGTCAGCCAGGGCGCGAACGCCTTGAGATCCGCGTTCGTGTACTCCACGCCCTTCACGGTCACGTGCTGCGACGTGCCGTTCGCGTAGACCCCGGCCACGGCCGGATCGGACAGGTGCTGGAGCCAGGCCAGCGCCGCGCCCCTCTTCGACGAGTTCGCGTTGACGCCCAGGATGAACGTGGCGTTGAAGATGCCCTCGTACCGCGCCTGCCCGGCCGCGACCGTGATCGGCGCGTAGAGCCCGAGCGGGAACCGCGCGCCGAGCTTGCGGACCGGGCCGGCCGCGTAGGAGCCGGTGGCCAGGAACGCGGCCTTCCCGGTGGCGAACAGCTGCATCGCGGCCTCGTTCGCCGAGCCGGTGGCGCCGTCCTGGAAGTACGGCTTGAGCTGCTCGTACTGCCGGAGCGTGGTGAGGAACCAGTCGTCCGTGACCTTCAGTGTGCCGGCCTCGACCCGCGCGAAGGCGTCGTCGGCGGGCGCGTTGTTCATCACCATCGAGTTGATCAGCTGGCCGCCGTTGCCGCTGTCCCCGCCCGGCCAGGCGATCGGCGTGACGCCCTTGGACCGCAGCCCGTCCAGCACGCCGAGGAAGCCGTCCCAGTCCTGCGGCAGGTTCGCGTACCCGTGCGTGGCCAGCAGGTCCGGGTTCGTCACCGGCATGTTGAAGACCAGCTGGTACGG
It encodes:
- a CDS encoding ferredoxin — protein: MPTIVADATRCVGAGQCVLTDPDAFDQDDDQGLVLILHPTPTSADALSRARQAILLCPSQALSLHE
- a CDS encoding metallophosphoesterase family protein, with translation MDLLCEPYLLDPRPGSVTVVWHTTSPGTDNAVLLGPAVAAADPAAALRGAVPGVRVVRAGTTPLPRMREDSPAGPVPRPVHRQLAVVDGLPEEDTPYRVVSVRSDGEVSVSGVHALRGAPPAGSPVRLLLTSDHQLGPMVPANLELAAETAGSLDGVLFAGDMVNVVDRASDWFDHANGRAFFAALGGRASWTAAGRTFTGAPLISSAPLYPAIGNHEVIGRWSATETLDFQFNDAVPDDWDVSTYEAMFPVPASDSGGPRWWARTVGDVYVVSLFGTEIWRPERSGTYQDGPHTHGRFIFAPIGKGSPQYEFLVSALTSAEARAARYRAVMFHHPSHGLGFNSVPAFTDPVPVITEDTVRYEYPLADDYVLRDLAPVFSAYYVNLVLNGHSHVWARFRDDAGVNWLETSNVGNTWGAFHKLSGRVRAAPAGPDYVLQGDPGGLEPVVPTVAPLTGPGGAPLPFVSSDEVTVFSVLDSAAGVVRSYRYDTVAGGDVLLFDEFPL
- the ggt gene encoding gamma-glutamyltransferase; translated protein: MISATPAQAYQPAISPTATGYGGAVSSVDPTVTAVGLEVLRRGGNAVDAAIAAAATIGVTEPFSAGIGGGGFFLYYDARTRRVHTIDGREAAPASMRETSFQNPDGTALDFNAARVSGLSVGVPGTLATWEAAADRWGSRPLGELLRPAADVADRGFTVDATFQAQVAANAAIFGQFDSSAELFLPGGAPPAVGSTFRNPDLADTYRLIGKRGTDVFYSGPVARDIAAAVQDPPVSDTPIGTWAHPIRPGGMTVRDLARYQARFPAPTRSGYRGLDVYGMATPSSGGTAVGEALNILEGYDLGALSDADALHRYLEASALAFADRNRYVGDYTRRAVLDELLSDRFAAERRCAVSATALPKPVAPGVPDGRYTGCATAASPAPDTDNSVSTTHLTVADKWGNVVSYTFTIEQIGGSGIVVPGRGILLNNELTDFNFTPTQGTAADPNLPGPNKRPRSSMSPTIVLKDGKPFVAVGSPGGATIITTVLQILVNRIDLDMTLPEAVAAPRASQRNSPTPQAEPAFIAAYGADLTALGHPAFTSTAEIGAATAIEFGRNGQLTAVAEPVRRGVGAAGVVRAGR
- a CDS encoding APC family permease, translated to MTTTERTELRRVISRPVLTFFILGDVLGAGIYSLTGEVGADSGGAIWASFLIAFALAFLTAFAYLELVTKYPQAAGAALYVDRAFGIRALSFMVTFAVMASGVTSAAFAASRVGGRYFTGLTGVENPPAVLIGVVAILLVAAVNLWGVAESLRVNVAITCIELAGLLFIIGLGGWVLATGGGDPSAAFEFSGTGFGVVTGLLAGAATAFYAFIGFEDSANLAEEVTEPRTCFPPALVTGLVLAGVVYLLVAFTAAMTVPLGTLIESTGPLLEVVRIGAPGLPADRVFSAVSIIAVSNTMLINMLMASRLLYGMANRGVLPAVFGRVGARRTPWVSIAFTTAVAILLLIAVDDLGDLSDTTVLLLTAVFLAVNVSALVLRRDTVEHDHFRAPTAVLVLGALVSAVFLLPVVREAGVYLLAFWLLLGGAVLWAINWAVTRSTAR
- a CDS encoding serine/threonine protein kinase encodes the protein MKSPRVAPDEGAADVSRGAKVSPLHSLDPTELGRYRIKGRLGEGGMGTVYLAEDEEGRPVAVKVIRADLAAQPDFRRRFRSEVNRAKQVPPFCTAEVLDADPDHEYPYLVVEFVDGPSLADVVKEQGPLTAANLHGLAIGMATALVAIHGAGVVHRDLKPRNVLLPPGSPKVIDFGIARATDATSNVTKTHEMLGTVAYMPPERLDTATKVTTTPKADIFAWGAVVMYAGTGRTPFQDASMPLTAMRILSEEPDLEGLTPELRKVVAAALAKKPEDRPTARKLLDMLLDASGEATDELPPAEVVAVLTPDPPAEPVVAAAPVSPVASAAPAAPAGTAWWRSGLVATVAGVLTAVALVATIAVLLVIRAGGLSAGELGQAGASAPPAVGDGGVRPNPEAPGAESGTGIALPEPLATGANGKALTDALNTGANWAPSTEFGGICASADGGMTITRESDGWFRCTGPATVFGGDLEIAATITLLSPGACASLWFGVNDPDGHVLHVCQGRLDLHRQPTGGAAKTEIGSKALAAPIALGEPVELTMRAGPDRVTVWRGTEQVAVMELPEPVPAGTVTLGASGSARENPPPYTVRVRDISVRSTG